Proteins encoded in a region of the Misgurnus anguillicaudatus chromosome 9, ASM2758022v2, whole genome shotgun sequence genome:
- the LOC129423167 gene encoding phospholipase A2 inhibitor and Ly6/PLAUR domain-containing protein-like isoform X2 — protein sequence MDLNIFIVLLCTLFAGGRALKCNECVGAPGSCVSKETTCPSVANTCASATVVTTIGDTSVNLQAKSCEVIQSCGNGSLNFGVLRSKVSMQCCNTDLCNSINVPDYISNSANGKQCYFCDGKSCLNTLNCLGNEDYCITATTNITSLPSTLKGCASKSVCDEASQVTQGFMGLSCCQGDLCNSAKSITQNLLFLSWPLFFYILIH from the exons ATGGATCTGAACATTTTTATTGTTCTCCTTTGCACTCTTTTCGCTGGAG gaCGTGCACTTAAATGTAATGAGTGTGTAGGTGCGCCGGGTTCTTGTGTAAGCAAAGAGACGACATGTCCCTCTGTAGCTAATACATGTGCAAGTGCAACAGTGGTAACAACCATTG gcGACACTTCGGTCAACTTGCAGGCTAAGAGTTGTGAAGTGATACAGAGCTGTGGAAATGGATCCCTTAACTTTGGCGTATTAAGGTCAAAAGTATCCATGCAGTGCTGTAACACAGACCTTTGTAATAGCATAAATGTCCCAG ATTATATCTCTAACAGCGCCAATGGAAAACAATGTTACTTCTGTGATGGGAAGAGTTGCTTGAACACTTTAAACTGTTTAGGAAATGAAGACTACTGCATTACAGCAACAA CAAATATAACATCTCTGCCATCAACTTTAAAAGGATGTGCCTCTAAATCTGTCTGTGATGAGGCATCACAAGTGACTCAAGGTTTCATGGGTTTATCATGCTGTCAGGGGGACCTGTGTAACAGTGCTAAGAGCATCACACAAAACCTCCTCTTTCTCTCCTGGCCGCTTTTCTTTTACATCCTGATCCACTAA
- the LOC141366146 gene encoding phospholipase A2 inhibitor and Ly6/PLAUR domain-containing protein-like, whose amino-acid sequence MDLNIFIILLLSLIAGGHSLKCYQCVNVTGSCTGVAMTCPTANYTTCMSATSISTLAGVMSTSKLKSCYIPQYCGNVSVNVGVSKSVVSMQCCNTDLCNSQDVPDSSSNSPNGKQCYYCDGKTCSNKLSCLGNEDYCITATATANITSLPPIVKGCASKMICDAASHVPQGYGQISCCQGNLCNSAVSVTQNLVFLLWAFIFCILIH is encoded by the exons ATGGATCTGAACATCTTCATTATTCTCCTTTTATCTCTTATTGCTGGAG GACACTCGCTCAAATGTTatcagtgtgtaaatgtgacaGGTTCTTGTACAGGCGTAGCGATGACATGTCCCACAGCGAACTATACCACCTGTATGAGTGCAACAAGTATTTCAACTTTGG ctGGTGTTATGTCTACCTCTAAACTTAAGAGCTGTTATATACCACAGTATTGTGGAAATGTCTCTGTTAATGTTGGCGTTTCAAAGTCAGTGGTGTCTATGCAGTGCTGCAACACAGACCTGTGCAATAGCCAAGATGTCCCAG ATTCCAGCTCTAACAGCccaaatggaaaacaatgttaTTACTGTGATGGGAAGACTTGCTCAAACAAATTAAGCTGTTTGGGAAATGAAGACTACTGCATTACAGCAACAGCCACAG cAAATATTACATCTCTGCCACCGATTGTAAAAGGATGTGCCTCTAAAATGATCTGTGATGCTGCATCACATGTGCCTCAAGGGTACGGGCAAATCTCATGCTGTCAGGGGAATCTGTGTAACAGTGCTGTGAGCGTCACTCAAAACCTTGTCTTTCTCTTATGGGCGTTCATCTTCTGCATCCTGATCCACTGA